A genomic window from Streptomyces mirabilis includes:
- a CDS encoding acyl-CoA dehydrogenase family protein produces the protein MPATRTLPTPEAVDLIGLTRELAEKELAPRVVEAEAEEKFPREVFRTLGRAGLLSLPYAEEYGGGDQPYEVYLQALEEIAAVWASVGVGVSVHALSCFALAAFGTEEQRKEWLPDMLSGELLGAYCLSEAHAGSDPAAMRTRAVRDGDDYVLNGAKAWTTHGGHADFYTIMARTSDAGSGAISCFLVPADTPGLIADPPEHKMGLTGSATATIRLEDVRVPADRRIGEEGQGLKIAFAGLDCGRLGIAAVATGLAQGALDHALRYSRERETFGRPIIEHQGLAFVLADMAAAVQASRATTLAAARLKDQGLPFACEASIAKLIATDNAMKVTTDAVQVLGGAGYTRDFPVERYMREAKVMQIFEGTNQIQRLIIGRALRESDRGTLRVQN, from the coding sequence ATGCCAGCTACCCGCACGCTTCCCACCCCGGAAGCGGTCGACCTGATCGGCCTGACCCGTGAACTCGCCGAGAAGGAGCTCGCGCCCCGCGTCGTCGAGGCGGAGGCCGAGGAGAAGTTCCCCCGCGAGGTCTTCCGCACGCTCGGCCGGGCGGGCCTGCTGAGCCTGCCCTACGCCGAGGAGTACGGCGGCGGGGACCAGCCCTACGAGGTCTATCTCCAGGCCCTCGAGGAGATCGCCGCCGTGTGGGCCAGCGTCGGGGTCGGCGTCTCCGTGCACGCGTTGTCCTGCTTCGCCCTCGCCGCCTTCGGCACCGAGGAGCAGCGCAAGGAGTGGCTGCCCGACATGCTCAGCGGCGAGCTGCTCGGCGCCTACTGCCTGTCCGAGGCCCACGCCGGTTCCGACCCCGCCGCGATGCGCACCCGGGCCGTCAGGGACGGCGACGACTACGTCCTGAACGGCGCCAAGGCGTGGACCACGCACGGGGGGCACGCGGACTTCTACACGATCATGGCGCGTACGTCCGACGCGGGCTCGGGCGCGATCTCCTGCTTCCTCGTCCCGGCCGACACCCCCGGCCTGATAGCCGATCCGCCCGAGCACAAGATGGGCCTGACCGGGTCGGCCACCGCGACCATCCGTCTGGAGGACGTGCGCGTCCCGGCGGATCGCCGGATCGGCGAGGAGGGCCAGGGACTCAAGATCGCCTTCGCCGGGCTGGACTGCGGACGACTGGGCATCGCGGCCGTGGCCACGGGCCTGGCCCAGGGAGCGCTGGACCACGCGCTGCGCTACTCGCGCGAACGGGAGACCTTCGGCCGCCCGATCATCGAACACCAGGGCCTGGCGTTCGTCCTCGCGGACATGGCCGCGGCGGTCCAGGCCTCCCGGGCCACCACGCTCGCCGCCGCCCGGCTCAAGGACCAGGGGCTCCCGTTCGCCTGCGAGGCGTCCATCGCCAAGCTGATCGCCACGGACAACGCCATGAAGGTCACCACGGACGCCGTCCAGGTCCTCGGAGGCGCCGGCTACACCCGCGACTTCCCGGTCGAGCGCTATATGCGGGAGGCCAAGGTCATGCAGATCTTCGAGGGCACCAACCAGATCCAGCGCCTGATCATCGGTCGCGCGCTGCGGGAGAGCGACCGGGGCACCCTCCGGGTCCAGAACTAG
- a CDS encoding isochorismatase family cysteine hydrolase, producing MTVYDYDRRRTGVLLVDPLNDFLADEGKLWPRIAEVAREVDLRAHLSELVSTAREVDVPVFYVPHHRWTPGLYESFSHPNPSQRSVDKHQLFAQDAFGGDWYPPLRPESSDTVVVQHWAQSGFANTDLEMRLRQRGVDHVIVIGLLANTCIETTAKYAMELGFHVSLVTDATAAYSSELMRAAHELNGPTYAHVITDTKSAVAALKT from the coding sequence GTGACGGTGTACGACTACGACCGGCGCCGGACGGGGGTTCTGCTGGTCGATCCGCTGAACGACTTCCTCGCCGACGAGGGCAAGCTCTGGCCGCGCATCGCGGAGGTCGCGCGGGAAGTCGACCTGAGGGCCCATCTCTCCGAACTGGTGTCCACCGCTCGTGAGGTCGACGTGCCGGTGTTCTATGTTCCGCACCACCGCTGGACACCGGGGCTGTACGAGTCCTTTTCCCACCCGAACCCGTCACAACGCTCCGTGGACAAGCATCAGCTCTTCGCCCAGGACGCGTTCGGCGGGGACTGGTACCCGCCCCTGCGGCCCGAGTCCTCGGACACGGTCGTCGTGCAGCACTGGGCCCAGAGCGGGTTCGCCAACACCGACCTGGAGATGCGCCTGCGTCAGCGAGGCGTGGACCACGTGATCGTCATCGGACTGCTGGCGAACACCTGCATCGAGACCACGGCCAAGTACGCGATGGAACTCGGATTCCATGTGTCGCTGGTGACCGACGCCACCGCGGCGTACTCGAGCGAACTCATGAGGGCCGCCCATGAATTGAACGGTCCGACCTACGCGCATGTCATCACGGACACGAAAAGCGCCGTAGCGGCACTGAAGACATAA
- a CDS encoding ATP-binding cassette domain-containing protein, with amino-acid sequence MTTNGSGPAGAILPDAPPADGTAPIVELRSAGKAYGNIRALHGVSLAVHPGQVTCVLGDNGAGKSTLIKIISGLHQHTEGEFRVDGVPVRFSTPREALDKGIATVYQDLATVPLMPVWRNFFLGSEMTKGPWPIQRLDIDRMKKTADEELRNMGIVLDDLDQPIGTLSGGQRQSVAIARAVYFGARVLILDEPTAALGVKQSGVVLKYIAAARDRGLGVIFITHNPHHAYMVGDHFSVLRLGTMELSAARSEVSLEELTNHMAGGAELAALKHELAQVRGVDVEELPEAEDLKAPVAATPEGTS; translated from the coding sequence ATGACAACCAACGGATCCGGACCCGCCGGCGCCATCCTCCCGGACGCTCCGCCCGCGGACGGCACCGCCCCGATCGTCGAACTGCGCAGCGCCGGGAAGGCCTACGGCAACATCCGTGCCCTGCACGGAGTCTCCCTCGCCGTCCACCCCGGCCAGGTGACCTGCGTCCTCGGCGACAACGGCGCCGGCAAGTCCACCCTCATCAAGATCATCTCCGGCCTGCACCAGCACACCGAGGGCGAGTTCCGCGTCGACGGCGTCCCGGTGCGTTTCTCCACCCCGCGCGAGGCCCTCGACAAGGGCATCGCCACCGTCTACCAGGACCTCGCCACCGTCCCCCTCATGCCGGTCTGGCGCAACTTCTTCCTCGGCTCCGAGATGACCAAGGGCCCCTGGCCGATCCAGCGCCTCGACATCGACCGCATGAAGAAGACCGCGGACGAGGAACTGCGCAACATGGGCATCGTCCTCGACGACCTCGACCAGCCCATCGGCACCCTCTCCGGCGGCCAGCGCCAGTCGGTGGCCATCGCCCGCGCCGTCTACTTCGGAGCCCGCGTCCTCATCCTCGACGAGCCGACCGCCGCCCTCGGCGTCAAGCAGTCCGGCGTGGTCCTGAAGTACATCGCCGCCGCCCGCGACCGCGGCCTGGGCGTCATCTTCATCACCCACAACCCGCACCACGCGTACATGGTCGGCGACCACTTCAGCGTCCTGCGCCTCGGCACCATGGAACTCAGCGCCGCTCGCAGCGAGGTCAGCCTGGAAGAGCTGACCAACCACATGGCCGGCGGCGCCGAACTCGCCGCCCTCAAGCACGAACTGGCCCAGGTCCGAGGCGTCGACGTCGAGGAACTCCCCGAAGCGGAGGACCTCAAAGCACCCGTGGCGGCCACTCCCGAAGGGACCTCCTGA
- a CDS encoding sugar phosphate isomerase/epimerase: MTAPLDRIRVGSAPDSWGVWFPDDPQQVPWERFLDEVSEAGYSWIELGPYGYLPSDPARLTAEIDKRDLKVSAGTVFTGLHRGPSVWDATWEHVSEVAALTRAMGAKHLVVIPSFWRDDKTAEIIEPPELTAEQWAHLTKGMERLGHEVKETYGLDIVVHPHADTHIDTEDHVERFLDSTDSDLVNLCLDTGHYAYCGGDSVKLIETYGERIGYLHLKQVDPAILADVVKNEVPFGPAVQRGVMCEPPSGVPELEPVLVAAQRLGVDLFAIVEQDMYPCEPDKPLPIAVRTRKFLRSCGA, translated from the coding sequence ATGACCGCTCCCCTGGACCGCATCCGGGTCGGCTCCGCGCCGGACTCCTGGGGCGTCTGGTTCCCCGACGACCCCCAGCAGGTGCCCTGGGAACGCTTCCTGGACGAGGTGTCCGAGGCGGGCTACTCCTGGATCGAGCTCGGCCCCTACGGCTATCTGCCGAGCGACCCGGCCCGGCTCACCGCCGAGATCGACAAGCGCGACCTGAAGGTGTCGGCCGGTACCGTCTTCACCGGGCTGCACCGCGGACCGTCCGTCTGGGACGCCACCTGGGAACACGTCAGCGAGGTCGCCGCGCTCACCCGGGCCATGGGCGCGAAGCATCTGGTGGTCATCCCCTCCTTCTGGCGGGACGACAAGACCGCCGAGATCATCGAGCCGCCCGAGCTGACCGCCGAGCAGTGGGCCCACCTGACCAAGGGCATGGAACGGCTGGGCCACGAGGTCAAGGAGACCTACGGCCTCGACATCGTCGTCCACCCGCACGCGGACACGCACATCGACACCGAGGACCACGTCGAGCGCTTCCTCGACTCCACCGACTCCGACCTGGTCAACCTCTGCCTGGACACCGGGCACTACGCCTACTGCGGCGGCGACAGCGTCAAGCTCATCGAGACGTACGGCGAGCGCATCGGCTATCTGCACCTCAAGCAGGTCGACCCGGCGATCCTCGCCGACGTCGTCAAGAACGAGGTGCCGTTCGGTCCCGCCGTGCAGCGCGGCGTGATGTGCGAACCCCCGTCCGGTGTACCGGAGTTGGAGCCCGTTCTGGTGGCCGCCCAGCGTCTGGGCGTGGACCTGTTCGCCATCGTCGAGCAGGACATGTACCCCTGCGAGCCGGACAAGCCGCTCCCGATCGCCGTACGCACCCGCAAGTTCCTGCGCTCCTGCGGCGCCTGA
- a CDS encoding HIT family protein produces the protein MPGHDDSPCYACGKEARFDELPPRERIAFDQYWRVAHSFNTAVPGWLVLLPRRHVTAVHDLTDAEAGALGVWQVGLSRALRGVTGCLKTYVVQFAESEGFAHVHFHIVPRGADLPAAHRGPGIFGLLDRPETEGVTAEGADRMARALRARLHGLPHSWGPPDGP, from the coding sequence ATCCCGGGGCATGACGACTCCCCCTGCTACGCATGCGGCAAGGAAGCGCGGTTCGACGAACTACCGCCACGCGAACGCATCGCGTTCGACCAGTACTGGCGGGTGGCTCACAGCTTCAACACCGCGGTGCCCGGCTGGCTGGTGCTGCTGCCGCGGCGGCACGTCACGGCCGTCCACGACCTCACCGACGCCGAGGCCGGGGCCCTGGGGGTATGGCAGGTCGGGCTCTCCAGGGCGCTGCGCGGGGTGACGGGTTGCCTCAAGACCTACGTCGTCCAGTTCGCCGAGTCCGAGGGCTTCGCGCACGTGCACTTCCACATCGTGCCGCGCGGGGCGGATCTGCCCGCCGCACACCGCGGGCCGGGCATCTTCGGGCTCCTGGACCGCCCGGAGACGGAGGGGGTGACAGCGGAAGGCGCGGACCGCATGGCCCGCGCCCTACGAGCCCGGCTTCACGGGCTCCCGCACTCTTGGGGTCCGCCGGACGGACCCTAG
- a CDS encoding sugar ABC transporter substrate-binding protein, producing MDRTFHPRTRRIAPLVATAAASVLLIAGCSSSSGGKKAEESGAAVSAGKADTPRMTVALVTHQAPGDTFWDIVRKGAEAAAAKDNVKLVYSADPNAGNQANLVQNAIDQKVDGIAITLAKPDAMKDVVSKATSAKIPVVGLNSGVSDWQKLGLMEFFGQDETVAGEALGKRLNSEGAKKAVCVIQEQGNIGLTQRCDGVKKTFSGKTETLYVNGTDMPSVKSTITAKLKQDSAIDYVVTLGAPYALTAVQSVGDAGSKAKIATFDLNKDLTGAISKGTIQFAVDQQPYLQGYLAVDSLWLYKTNGNYSGGGEQPILTGPAFVDKSNVDAVAQFAAKGTR from the coding sequence ATGGACCGCACGTTTCACCCCCGTACCCGCAGAATCGCCCCCCTCGTCGCGACCGCGGCGGCATCCGTGCTGCTCATAGCCGGCTGCTCCAGCAGTTCCGGCGGAAAGAAGGCCGAGGAGAGCGGGGCGGCGGTGTCGGCCGGCAAGGCCGACACTCCCCGTATGACGGTCGCGCTGGTGACCCACCAGGCACCCGGCGACACGTTCTGGGACATCGTCCGCAAGGGCGCCGAGGCGGCGGCCGCCAAGGACAACGTGAAGCTGGTCTACTCCGCCGACCCGAACGCGGGCAATCAGGCCAACCTGGTCCAGAACGCCATCGACCAGAAGGTCGACGGCATCGCGATCACCCTGGCCAAGCCGGACGCCATGAAGGACGTCGTGAGCAAGGCGACGTCGGCCAAGATCCCCGTGGTCGGCCTCAACTCGGGCGTCAGCGACTGGCAGAAGCTGGGTCTGATGGAGTTCTTCGGCCAGGACGAGACGGTGGCGGGTGAGGCTCTGGGCAAGAGGCTGAACTCGGAAGGCGCGAAGAAGGCCGTCTGTGTGATCCAGGAGCAGGGCAACATCGGACTCACCCAGCGCTGCGACGGAGTGAAGAAGACCTTCAGCGGCAAGACGGAGACCCTGTACGTCAACGGCACCGACATGCCGTCCGTGAAGTCGACGATCACCGCCAAGCTCAAGCAGGACAGCGCCATCGACTACGTCGTCACGCTCGGCGCCCCGTACGCCCTGACCGCGGTGCAGTCGGTGGGTGACGCCGGCAGCAAGGCGAAGATCGCCACGTTCGACCTCAACAAGGACCTGACGGGTGCCATCAGCAAGGGCACGATCCAGTTCGCGGTCGACCAGCAGCCCTACCTCCAGGGCTACCTCGCCGTCGACTCGCTGTGGCTCTACAAGACGAACGGCAACTACAGCGGCGGCGGTGAGCAGCCGATCCTGACCGGCCCGGCGTTCGTCGACAAGTCCAACGTCGACGCCGTCGCCCAGTTCGCCGCGAAGGGCACCCGGTGA
- a CDS encoding SDR family oxidoreductase — MRALGRGAIVHVSSISGRVGIPGIPQASYAASKAGLSGLSAELAVRWARHSIRVNTVAPGFFRSEITGPLYEGERAAEYRRRNTPLPKEGTADDMAARSCGSSATPEAMSPGRRSSSTAAGPPADSTSCRVKGNGYAEVMPSTRRTARQTDLLERLVALLAAEGFASFTLDELTERLRCSKTTLYQLAGSKQELVREAVKHYFRSAAEAIEKQVADTSAPAERVVVYLNAVAQQLRPLSRRFLDDMAGFEPAREVYEANTRLAADRIRQLIADGVAAGAFRDVHAAFVGEVVAATMQEIQRGEVSARTGLTDAEAYAELASLIVHAVSP; from the coding sequence ATGCGCGCCCTGGGCCGCGGCGCGATCGTCCACGTCTCGTCCATCAGCGGCCGGGTCGGCATCCCCGGTATCCCACAGGCCTCGTACGCGGCGAGCAAGGCCGGCCTGTCCGGTCTGAGCGCCGAACTCGCGGTGCGGTGGGCGCGGCATTCGATCCGGGTGAACACGGTCGCCCCCGGCTTCTTCCGCAGCGAGATCACCGGCCCGCTCTACGAGGGGGAGCGCGCCGCCGAGTACCGGCGCCGCAACACTCCGCTGCCCAAGGAGGGGACCGCCGACGACATGGCTGCGCGGTCCTGTGGCTCGTCGGCGACGCCGGAAGCTATGTCACCGGGCAGACGGTCGTCGTCGACGGCGGCTGGACCGCCCGCTGACAGCACCTCCTGCCGAGTGAAGGGAAACGGCTACGCTGAGGTCATGCCGTCCACACGTCGCACAGCGCGCCAGACCGACCTGCTCGAAAGGCTGGTCGCCCTGCTGGCGGCGGAAGGTTTCGCCTCGTTCACGCTCGACGAGCTGACCGAACGGCTGCGCTGCTCGAAGACGACGTTGTACCAACTGGCGGGCAGCAAACAGGAGTTGGTCCGCGAGGCCGTGAAGCACTACTTCCGGAGCGCGGCCGAGGCCATCGAGAAGCAGGTGGCGGACACCTCGGCGCCCGCGGAGCGCGTGGTGGTGTACCTGAACGCGGTCGCGCAGCAGTTGAGGCCGCTGTCCCGGCGATTCCTCGACGACATGGCCGGATTCGAACCGGCCCGCGAGGTGTACGAGGCCAACACTCGCCTGGCCGCGGACCGGATCAGACAGCTGATCGCGGACGGCGTCGCCGCCGGCGCGTTCCGTGACGTCCACGCCGCGTTCGTGGGCGAGGTCGTCGCCGCCACCATGCAGGAGATCCAGCGCGGCGAGGTGTCCGCGCGCACGGGGCTGACCGACGCGGAGGCGTACGCCGAGTTGGCGTCGCTCATCGTGCACGCGGTCTCGCCCTGA
- a CDS encoding zinc-binding dehydrogenase, producing MAVMRAVRLHFPTHELRVEEVDRPTPGAGEVLVKVEAAGVCLSDVHLISGELGGTPALLRGDTVTLGHEVAGIVAEPGPDAGGWAVGDRVVLQAGEYRDGRGWTRGVDYDGGWAEFALARIDTLVPLPDSIPFEQGAVIPDAVSTPWGAITDTAGVRPGQAVGVWGIGGLGAHGVQLLRMVGACPIIAVDPSPAARDRALAFGADLALDPADPALADKVAAATRGAGIEAAFDFAGVTPVREQALSVLADGGKLVLVGLSGKPVTIADSTTFSTRELRLLGHFGSGANAVAQLIHLTENGRLDFSRSISDVLPLDQAAEAVERLEHKKGDPIRLVLRP from the coding sequence ATGGCTGTCATGCGCGCAGTGCGTCTGCACTTCCCCACCCACGAGCTGCGGGTCGAGGAGGTGGACCGGCCCACCCCCGGTGCGGGAGAGGTCCTGGTCAAGGTGGAAGCGGCCGGAGTGTGTCTGTCCGACGTCCACCTGATCTCCGGAGAGCTCGGCGGCACACCCGCGCTGTTGCGGGGTGACACGGTGACCCTGGGGCATGAGGTGGCCGGCATCGTCGCCGAGCCGGGTCCGGACGCGGGCGGCTGGGCGGTCGGCGACCGCGTCGTCCTCCAGGCCGGCGAGTACCGCGACGGGCGGGGCTGGACCCGTGGGGTCGACTACGACGGAGGCTGGGCCGAGTTCGCGCTCGCCCGGATCGACACCCTGGTCCCGCTCCCGGACTCGATCCCCTTCGAGCAGGGAGCGGTCATCCCCGACGCGGTCTCCACCCCGTGGGGCGCCATCACCGACACCGCCGGTGTCCGCCCCGGCCAGGCGGTCGGGGTCTGGGGCATCGGCGGTCTGGGCGCGCACGGGGTGCAGCTGCTGCGCATGGTGGGCGCCTGCCCCATCATCGCTGTCGACCCCTCCCCCGCCGCCCGTGACCGCGCCCTGGCCTTCGGCGCGGACCTCGCCCTGGATCCGGCCGACCCGGCTCTGGCGGACAAGGTCGCCGCCGCCACCCGCGGGGCCGGTATCGAGGCCGCCTTCGACTTCGCCGGCGTCACCCCGGTGCGCGAGCAGGCCCTGTCCGTGCTGGCCGACGGCGGCAAGCTGGTCCTCGTCGGGCTGAGCGGGAAGCCGGTCACCATCGCGGACAGCACCACCTTCAGTACCCGCGAGCTGCGGCTCCTGGGCCACTTCGGCTCCGGCGCGAACGCGGTGGCGCAGCTCATCCACCTCACCGAGAACGGGCGGCTGGACTTCTCCCGCTCCATCTCGGACGTACTGCCCCTGGATCAGGCGGCCGAAGCCGTCGAACGGCTGGAGCACAAGAAGGGCGATCCGATCCGCCTGGTGCTGCGACCCTGA
- the lpdA gene encoding dihydrolipoyl dehydrogenase, with protein sequence MDERFDVVVLGAGPGGYVAAIRAAQLGKRVAVVEERYWGGVCLNVGCIPTKALLRNAELAHIFTREAKTFGIKVDGEVSFDYGEAFRRSRRVADGRVKGVHFLMKKNAITEIDGRGTFLDAHTLRVALADGTTKTVGFDDCIIATGATPKLLPGTRLSDRVVTYEEQILAEELPRSIVIAGAGAIGIEFAYVLHNYGVKVTVVEFLDRVAPLEDADVSAELAKQYRKLGIDVLTSTRVESIDESGPQVRVTVTGKDGAQKVLEADKVLQAIGFAPNVTGYGLETTGVRVTERGAIDVDGRCRTSVPHIYAIGDVTAKLMLAHNAESMGIIAAETIADAETMELDYVMIPRATYCQPQIASFGYTEEQAKERGYDVKVAKFPFTANGKSHGLGDTVGFVKLISDAKYGELLGGHLIGPDVTELLPELTLAQQWDLTVHEVARNVHAHPTLGEAVKEAVHGLAGHMINF encoded by the coding sequence ATGGACGAGCGCTTCGACGTGGTCGTACTCGGAGCAGGACCGGGCGGCTATGTCGCCGCCATCCGCGCCGCCCAACTCGGCAAGCGGGTCGCGGTCGTCGAGGAGCGGTACTGGGGCGGTGTCTGTCTGAACGTCGGCTGCATCCCCACGAAGGCACTGCTGCGGAACGCCGAGCTGGCGCACATCTTCACGCGGGAGGCGAAGACCTTCGGCATCAAGGTCGACGGCGAGGTCTCCTTCGACTACGGCGAGGCGTTCCGGCGCAGCCGCCGGGTCGCGGACGGCCGTGTCAAGGGCGTCCACTTCCTGATGAAGAAGAACGCGATCACCGAGATCGACGGCCGCGGCACCTTCCTCGACGCCCACACGCTCCGGGTCGCCCTCGCCGACGGCACCACGAAGACGGTCGGTTTCGACGACTGCATCATCGCCACCGGCGCCACCCCCAAGTTGCTGCCCGGCACCCGGCTCAGCGACCGTGTCGTCACCTACGAGGAGCAGATCCTCGCCGAGGAACTGCCGCGCTCCATCGTGATCGCGGGCGCCGGGGCCATCGGCATCGAGTTCGCGTACGTCCTGCACAACTACGGTGTGAAAGTCACGGTCGTCGAGTTCCTGGACCGGGTGGCCCCGCTGGAGGACGCGGACGTCTCCGCCGAACTCGCCAAGCAGTACCGGAAGCTGGGCATCGACGTGCTCACCTCTACACGTGTCGAGTCGATCGACGAGTCGGGCCCGCAGGTGCGGGTGACGGTCACCGGCAAGGACGGCGCGCAGAAGGTGCTGGAGGCCGACAAGGTCCTCCAGGCGATCGGCTTCGCGCCGAACGTCACCGGTTACGGCCTGGAGACCACGGGTGTACGCGTCACCGAGCGCGGCGCGATCGACGTCGACGGCCGCTGCCGCACGTCCGTACCGCACATCTATGCGATCGGGGATGTGACCGCGAAGCTGATGCTCGCGCACAACGCCGAGTCCATGGGGATCATCGCGGCCGAGACGATCGCGGACGCGGAGACCATGGAGCTGGACTATGTGATGATCCCGCGCGCCACGTACTGCCAGCCGCAGATCGCCAGTTTCGGCTACACCGAGGAACAGGCGAAGGAGCGGGGCTACGACGTCAAGGTCGCCAAGTTCCCCTTCACGGCCAACGGCAAGTCGCACGGCCTGGGTGACACGGTCGGCTTCGTGAAGCTGATCAGCGACGCCAAGTACGGCGAGCTCCTCGGTGGCCATCTGATCGGTCCGGACGTGACGGAGCTGCTCCCGGAGCTGACGCTGGCGCAGCAGTGGGACCTGACCGTGCACGAGGTCGCCCGCAATGTCCACGCCCACCCGACCCTGGGTGAAGCGGTGAAGGAAGCCGTGCACGGCCTGGCCGGACACATGATCAACTTCTGA
- the iolC gene encoding 5-dehydro-2-deoxygluconokinase, which yields MPESAESFDAESLDVITMGRIGVDLYPLQTGVPLAQVESFGKFLGGSAANVAVAAARLGRSTAVITRTGQDPFGTYLHQALKEFGVDDRWVTPVDAYPTPITFCEIFPPDDFPLYFYRRPKAPDLEIRTDELDFFAIRAARIFWITGTGLSEEPSRSATLAALKTRAKSGTTVFDLDWRPMFWSDPDEARPYYAEALRHSTVAVGNLDECEIATGVREPRACAEALLAAGVELAVVKQGPKGVLAVHRDGTVAEVPPVPVEVVNGLGAGDAFGGSLCHGLLSGWELEKTIRYANAAGALVASRLACSSAMPTESEVEGLLARG from the coding sequence ATGCCTGAGTCCGCTGAATCCTTCGACGCCGAATCCCTCGACGTCATCACCATGGGACGCATCGGCGTCGATCTGTATCCCCTGCAGACGGGTGTGCCGCTCGCGCAGGTCGAGTCCTTCGGGAAGTTCCTCGGCGGCTCGGCGGCCAACGTCGCGGTGGCCGCCGCACGCCTGGGCCGGTCCACCGCGGTGATCACCCGCACCGGACAGGACCCCTTCGGCACCTATCTCCACCAGGCGCTCAAGGAGTTCGGCGTCGACGACCGCTGGGTCACACCCGTCGACGCCTACCCGACGCCGATCACGTTCTGCGAGATCTTCCCGCCGGACGACTTCCCTCTCTACTTCTACCGGCGGCCCAAGGCACCCGACCTGGAGATCCGGACCGACGAGCTGGACTTCTTCGCGATCCGCGCGGCCCGCATCTTCTGGATCACCGGCACCGGCCTGAGCGAGGAGCCCAGCCGCTCCGCCACGCTCGCCGCACTGAAGACGCGCGCCAAGTCCGGCACCACCGTCTTCGACCTCGACTGGCGGCCCATGTTCTGGTCCGACCCGGACGAGGCACGCCCGTACTACGCCGAGGCGCTGCGGCACTCCACCGTCGCGGTCGGCAACCTCGACGAGTGCGAGATCGCCACCGGCGTACGCGAACCCCGCGCCTGCGCCGAAGCCCTGCTGGCGGCCGGTGTGGAACTCGCCGTCGTCAAACAGGGCCCCAAGGGAGTCCTGGCCGTCCACCGCGACGGCACCGTCGCCGAGGTCCCGCCGGTCCCGGTGGAGGTCGTCAACGGCCTCGGCGCCGGAGACGCGTTCGGCGGCTCGCTCTGCCACGGTCTGCTGTCCGGCTGGGAGCTGGAGAAGACCATCAGGTACGCCAACGCGGCCGGCGCGCTCGTCGCCTCCCGTCTCGCCTGCTCCTCCGCGATGCCCACCGAGTCCGAGGTCGAGGGCCTCCTCGCGCGCGGCTGA
- a CDS encoding aldehyde dehydrogenase family protein, protein MVRRTASSGSDSARVCNLVQGDGPGVGVPLAGHPDVDMISFTGSTCAGIDIARNAAPTVTTTRVTQELGGKSPNIVLDDEAFAENVGKGVATMMGNSGQTYSAPSRMRVPAARMDEAIVIARGTASGITVGDPQGRLREGTGGLGAQFERIQALIRKGIDEGATLVAGGPGRPDGLERGYYVKPTVFARVTNDMTVAREEIFGPVVTILGYDSVDHAVEIANDTECGLAGFVAGPDLEKARAVARRIRAGRVAISDALDFGCLFGGPKKSGNGREWGEFGFHEYLETNDTPYTPEAASSG, encoded by the coding sequence ATGGTCCGGCGGACGGCGTCGAGCGGTTCGGACTCGGCGCGTGTGTGCAACCTCGTCCAGGGCGACGGCCCCGGCGTGGGGGTGCCGCTCGCCGGTCACCCGGACGTCGACATGATCTCCTTCACCGGTTCGACGTGCGCGGGCATCGACATCGCGAGGAACGCCGCGCCCACGGTGACGACGACGAGGGTGACTCAGGAACTCGGCGGCAAGAGCCCGAACATCGTGCTCGACGACGAGGCCTTCGCCGAGAACGTCGGCAAGGGCGTGGCCACCATGATGGGCAACTCCGGGCAGACGTACAGCGCGCCCTCACGGATGCGCGTCCCCGCCGCCCGGATGGACGAAGCCATCGTCATCGCCCGGGGGACGGCGTCCGGGATCACCGTGGGCGACCCCCAAGGGCGACTTCGTGAGGGGACCGGTGGTCTCGGGGCCCAGTTCGAGAGGATCCAGGCGCTGATCCGAAAGGGCATCGACGAGGGCGCCACCCTGGTGGCCGGCGGCCCGGGACGCCCGGACGGGCTGGAGAGGGGCTACTACGTGAAGCCCACCGTGTTCGCCCGGGTCACGAACGACATGACCGTCGCCCGCGAGGAGATCTTCGGGCCGGTGGTGACGATCCTCGGCTACGACAGCGTCGACCACGCCGTCGAGATCGCGAACGACACCGAGTGCGGTCTCGCCGGCTTTGTGGCGGGCCCGGACCTGGAGAAGGCGCGTGCCGTGGCGCGTCGCATCCGGGCGGGACGGGTCGCGATCAGCGACGCGCTCGACTTCGGCTGCCTGTTCGGCGGACCCAAGAAGAGCGGCAACGGGCGGGAGTGGGGCGAGTTCGGCTTCCACGAGTACCTGGAGACCAACGACACCCCCTACACGCCCGAGGCGGCCTCGTCGGGCTGA